A window of Nonomuraea angiospora genomic DNA:
AACCCGTACGGCGAGCCGCGCGCCACCCCGCACGAGGTGATCGACGAGGCCGTCAAGGCCGGCCCCCTGGTCATGATGGCCGCGGCGCCCCTGATGCACGGGGCCGCGCAGATGGCCACGTTCATCGCCTGGTGGATGGGCGCGACCATGGTGTACGTGCGCAAGTTCGACGCCGAGGACGTGTGGCGGGCGGTCGAGCGCGAGCGCGTGGTCACCATGAACATCACCGGCGACGCCATGGCCAGGCCCCTGGCCGAGGCGCTGGAGAAGGGCCGTTACGACGTCTCGTCGCTGTTCGTGATCAGCTCGACCGGGGCGATCCTGTCAGGCGCGGTACGCGACCGGCTCCAGAAGGCGCTCCCGAACATCGGGATCCTGGACAACTTCGGCTCCACCGAGTCCGGCTTCACCGCCTCCGGCGTGTCCGGCTCCTCGCCGGAGAAGGGCCTGCGCTACCAGCCGAACTCCGTGCTCAAGCTGGCCGTCCTCGACGAGCGGCACCGTCCCGTCGAGCCCGGCTCCGGGCAGCTCGGGACCGTGGCCAGGGCCGGGCGGGTGGCGTTCGGCTACTACAACGACCCCGACAAGACGGCCCGTACGTTCGTCACCGACGCGGACGGCACCCGCTGGCTGCTGACCGGCGACCTGGCGACCGTGGACACCGACGGGACCGTGAACGTGTTCGGCCGCGGCTCGCAGTGCATCAACACCGGCGGGGAGAAGGTGTTCCCCGAGGAGGTCGAGGCGGTGCTCAAGGGGCATCCGTCGGTGTTCGACGCGGTGGTGACCGGGGTGCCGGACGAGCGGTGGGGCAACCGGGTGGCGGCCGTGGTGGAGCCGCGGCCGGGCGTCGAGGTTACGGCCGAGGAGCTGGACGGGCACTGCAGGACGCTGCTGTCGGGGTACAAGGTGCCTCGTACGTACGCGTTCGTGGAGCAGATGGTGCGCTCGCCGGCGGGCAAGGCCGACTACCGGTGGGCCCGCGAGACGGTCCAGGCGAGCGGCGCTTAGAGCCGCTGCAGTTCCTCCTCGATCGCCGCCGTCTCGTCGCGCCTGCCGGCCTTCTCCAGCAGCTTCAACCTGCCCCGCAGCACGTCACGGAGCAGGTCGGCGACGCCGTCGTGGGCCGTCAGGTCCCGCAGCAGCCCCGCGGAGACCCGCAGCGCCGCGTCGGCGGCGTCGTCCCTGCCCAGCTCCTGCTGGCACAGGCCGAGCCGGGCGTGCGCCACGGCCCTGGACAGCTCGTCCCTGGTCACCTGCGTGGCGCGGTGGAAGACGAGCCCCGCCTCCAGCGCCCGGCCCGCCTCCATGAGCGCGTCGCCCAGCATGAGCATCGCCCTGGACAGCAGCTCGCGCTGCGTCGGGTTCCCCTGGCCGGAGCGCCGCTCCACGGCGCTCCCCGGGCCGAACCGCTCCAGCGCCGCCACCGCCTCCCGCAGCGGCTGGATCGCCTCGGCGGCCAGGTTCCGCATCCTGAGCGCGGAGGCCAGCGTGAGGCAGGCGCCCGCCCGGCTGGTGTGCAGGGCCTGCGCGTTCATGCCGGTGGTCAGCAGCTCGTCGTAGATGCCGATGGCCTCCCTGGCCCTGGCCTCGGCCTCGGTCCCCTCGTCCAGCCCGAGCAGGGGCAGCAGCTCCGAGCTCTGCGCCAGGGAGTCGGCGAGTACGGCCCGGTACGTGAGATCGTCCGGCGACCGCCTGGCCCACGGGATCAGCTCCTCGACGAGCGCGTCGGCCTCGGCGAGCTCGCCGCGCATCATGTGGCAGCGGACGAGCCGCTGGGTGGCCAGGGCGTGCTTGAGCGTGCCCGGCGGCTGTCCGGCGGCGGCGATCCCGGCGTACTCGGCGGCCTCCTCCGGCCGCCCGGCGGCCAGCAGGTCGTCGGCGATCAGCGCGGCGGTCTCGGCGGCCTCCCCCTGCTCCGACAGCTCCGTGTAGAGCCGCAACGCCTCCATGAGGTGCGCCGACGCCTCCTGCTCCCTGCCACAGGCCCGCAGCGCCTGCCCGCGCACCTGGACCGCCTGAGCCCGCACGCGGCGCAGCTCCGGCCCGGCTCCCGGGGCCCGGTCCAGTTCGGCTTCCGGGGCCCGGTCCAGCTCGGCCAGGGACCAGGTGATCGCCTCCAGGGCGGCTTGGGGGCGATCGAGCATGGCCAGGGCGGTGCCGAGCCGGGCGTACGTGACGGCGGCCACGGCCGGGTCGTCCAGCTCGTCACAGAGGTCGGCGGCCCGCTCGCAGTGCGCCAGCGCCTCGACGGGGCGGCCCTGTTCGAGCAGCAGGACGGCGTAGCGGTTGAGGACGTCCGCCAGCGCGCCGCCCGGCTGCCCGGCGAGGAGATGGACGGCCTGCTCCAGGACGGCGGGCTCGGCCTGGCCGGGCAGCCGGGCGAGCGCGGCCAGCGCCAGGCCGAGCCGCCCGCGGTGCTCACCGGAGAAGGCGGCCGGCCCACGCTGGATCCGCACGGCCAACTCCGCACACACCACCGCCACGCCTTCCCGCGCCCTGCCTTCCGGGGCCGCGCCCTCCCTCGCCACGCCTTCCTTCGCCGCGCCTTCCTTCGCCACGCCTTCCTTCGCGGTCGCCCCCAGCCGCGTCAGGCAACGCCCGTACCGGTCGTGCATCTCGACGCCGCCACCGCTGCTCAGCGGCACCTCCCGCTCCAGCGCGTCCGTGAACGACGCGAGCGACGCAAGCAGCTCGGCCGGGTCGCCCGGGAAGCCGGAGACCTCCTCGATGACCGTTCCGAGCACGTCCGTCCCGGGAAGTGGCCGGGTGTCGAGCATCCGGCGGTAGAGGGCGACGCCCGCGGCCGGTCCTTCCTCCTCGACCCGCATCCTGGCCAGCCGCGCGAGGGCCCGCAGGTGCACGCCGGCGAGCTCCGGCGGCGGCGGGTCGGTCATCAGCTCGACGCCCTCGGACAGCTTCGGCCGGGCCGCGCCGGGTTCGTCCAGCTCGGCCAGGCACAGGCCGGCGAGCTCCAGGCAGGCGGCGGTGAGCACCCGGTCGTCCGCCGGCGTCACGACATCGAGGGCCCGGGTAGCCGACTGGAGTGCGCCTTCGACGTCCTGCCCGGCGAAGCGGGCGCCACCCTGCAGGCACAGCGCCCCGGCGAGGGCGGACGTGGCCGCGAGCCCTTCCGACACGAGCCCGTCGTACAGCTCGACCAGCCGGTCGGCGGCCGCCTGCGCCCCGGCCCGGGGCAGCGCGGTGGTCTCCAGGATCAGCAGTTCGGCCAGCTCCGTACGGAACACGACGCTCGTCTCGGCCATCGGCTCGTAGGACTCGATGGCGGTGCGCAGGTGCGGCCTGGCCTCCTCGGCCCGCCCCAGCCCCACGAGCGCCCTGCCGAGCGCCGCCGCCACCATCCCCACGGCGATCGCGTGCGGCCGCTCCGGCCCGGGCTCGCGCTGCGGCGCGTCCGGTACGGGGTGGCGGCGCAGCAGCTCGGCGGCCTGCGTCGCGAGCACGAGCCCGTCCCCGGCCCGGCCCGCGTCCGTCCAGGCCCGGGCGAGCACGGCCTGCGCGGAGATGTAGGCATGGATCTCCGGCGTGCCACCCGCCTCGGCGGCCCGCCGGCACTCCACCAGTCGCCGCTCCGCACTGACCACGGCCTCCTCCGACCGCGAGGTCACCAGCTCCAACAGCCACGGCCGCCCACCCACGCGACCGGCCGCGGGCTCCGGTTGCCACGGTCGGTCACCCGTCCGGCCGGTCTCCGGCTCCGGCCGCCACGGCTGGCCATCCGCGCGGCCGGCTGCCGGATCTGGGCGGCCCGCCCGTGCCCGCGCCTCGGAGGCGTGCAGGACGGGGGAGCCGTCCTCGGCCGTCAGGTCCTCGGGGCTCAGCCCGTCATACAGCTCGGCGGCGAGCTCCAGCTGCGCCCGGCCGTCGGCGGACCGTCCGAGCTCGTCCAGGCAGAGGCCGAGCAGCCGCCTGGCCCGCGCCTGCGTGGCCGGGCGCCGGTCGGCCGCCACGCTCATGGCCTCCTGCAACGGTGCCAGCGCCGCCTCCGGCCGGTCGTCTACCAGCAGCAGCTCGCCCAGCTCCAGCAGCTGCCGGGTAAGGGCGTGACCGTGCTCGTCGGGCTCCAGGGCGACCAGGGCACGCAGGTTGCGTACAGCTTCGGCGGCGGACCGCGCGGCGGCGTCCAGGTCGTCCAGCCGCGCATGGAGCCCGGCCAGCAGCCCGGCGGCGTCGGCGAGCATGGATCGCAGGCCGGGTTCCTGGGCGGCGAGGCCGCGCAGCCGTACGACGGCCTCCGAGGCGGGGACGACCGCGTCGGCCGGCCTGCCCTGCCCTTCGAGCCAGGCGGCCAGGAGGTGCAGGTGGTGGGCCAGGTCCGCGTTCGTGGGGGCCACGCTCTTGACGGCCGTGGTGGCGGCGACGGCGAGGCAGGCGGCCAGCTCGGGCAGCGCACCGCCCTGCTCCTCCTCGAACGGCACCAGCGGCCCGGGCACCGGCACCGCCGTCCCCGCAGGCGGCGCCACAGCCGGGACGGCGAGCGCGCCGTGTGGTGGTGCGACGGTCGGGATGGGGAGCGTGCCGTGTGGTGGTGCGACGGGCGGGATGGGGAGCGTGCCGTGTGGTGGCGTGACGGGCGGGATGGGGAGCGCGCCGTGAGGTGGCGTGACGGGCGGGACGGGGAGCGCGCCGGAGGGTGGAGTCACGGTCGGGACGCCGCGCGTGCCTGGGGGTGGCGCCACGGTCGGTGCGGCGAGCAACCGCATCGGCGGCGTGTCGCCCGGCTGGAACCCGGCTCCCGGTGGCGGCGGGAAGGCCGGCCCAGGGCGCGCACCCGGTTGGGTCGGCTCGGGGCGCACGGCCCGTTGGGACGGCTCGGGGCGCACACCCGGATGGGACGGCTCGGGGCCCAGGCCCCGTTGGGACGGCTCGGGACGCAGGCCCGGTTGCGTGGTCGGCTCGGGTCCTGGCCACGTGGTGAAGGACGACGGTCCCGGTCGCGGGGTGACGGACGGTCGAGGGGATGCGGAGGCGAGTGCCGCCAGGTGCGCCGCGGCGACCGGGTCACCGCCCGCCGCCTCGAACGCCGCCACGGCCTCCTCCAGCCGCCCCAGCTCCAGCAGCGCGCACGCGACATTGTGGTGCGCCCGCGCCGCCTCCGCCGCGTACCCCGGGTCCTCCTCGGCCAGGATGCGGAACCTGGTCGCCGCCTCCTGCGCGGGCTTGAGCGCCGAACCGGCCTCGCCCGCCAGCAGCAGGCACGACCCCAGGCTGAACAGCGCCTCCGCCCGCCCGGCCGCCGCCTCGTACGGGGGAGCGGCCGCGTAGATCTCGACGGCCTCCGCCGCCGCCACGACCGCCTCGCCGGCCCGCCCGACGGCCACCAGCCGCCCGGACAGCCAGGTCAACCCGGCGGCGAGCGCGATCCGGTCGCCGCCCGCCCGGCGGTGCCGTACGGCCAGCTCGCCGAGGGTGACGTGCAACGCCCGCAGCCCCAGCGCCGCGCCCCGCTCGCTCTCCAGCAGGCCGGACGCGGCCTCGGCGAGGTCGCGGTCGGCGGGGAACAGCGTGAGCGCGGCGTTGAGCAGGTCCCCGAGCCGGGTGGCGGGGTTCGCGGCGGCCTCGGTGACCATCGCGCCGATCCTGGCCCCGACCAGGGAGCGCAGCGCCGACCCGACCCGCGCCCGGTCGGCGGACAGGCGCAGGACGTGCAGCAGGTGGACGAGGTGGTGGACCGTGCGGCCCTCGTGGTCGTGGAGGGCGAGCACGAGCTCGTCCAGGCCCTCCGTCTCGGCCAGGAGCTCCTCGGCCACCAGGTCGGGGCCCAGCTCGCCGCTCGGGAAGACGGTGGCCAGCCAGCGGGCCGCGTTCGCGGTGTGGCCGTGGAGGCCGGTCCCGCCACGCAGCCCGGGTACGGCCGTCAGCAGCCCCGGCAGCTCGGCGGGCGTCGGCGCGGTGAGCGTGAGCACCGCCACGGCCTGGCGTGCCGTCACGTCGTCCACGCGTTCGTGCTCGGCGGGCCAGACCCGCGCCCACTGGTCGCTCTCCCGCGCCAGGAACCGGTGGAGCAGCCCGCCGCCGTGCGGCCGCATCGGCTGCGTGCGCAGGTCGGCGTCGCGTGCGTGCGCGGGCGGTTCGCCGTCGCGGGCGGGCGTGGGGCGCTCGTCGTCGCACAGCCGGAGCAGGGCGGCCAGGTGGACGTGGAGCGGGAGGCCGTACTCGGGGTCGTCGAGGCGCGGCGGGGCGGGCAGCGCGGCCCGGCTGGGGGCGAAGGCCGTCATGGCGGCGAGGGCGTGGTCCGTGCGCTCCGCCAGGGTGAGCGGGTGGGCGTTGAGCTGGACCGTCGTGGAGGTGAGCCGTCTCAGCCAGCCGCCGGCCGCCGTGTCGAGCCGCCGCCACCAGTCCGCCTCGCCGAGCTCCCTGGCCAGCAGCAGGAGCCGTACGCGAGGGTTGCGCCCGTGCTTGGCCAGGCGCCGTACCAGCTCGCCCACCAGGGGCGGGGACGGGTCAGGATGGTCGACCACGAGCAGGGTCGGGCGTAACGCCTCCAGCGCCCGGCTGGTCAGCGGGCCGCCGGCGGAGTCCAGCGGCAGGAACCCGGTGTCCCACCCGGCCTCGGCCAGCTCCACGCAGAGCTCGCCCGCCAGCCTCGTCTTGCCCGTGCCGCTCCGGCCGGTCAGCACCGCGATCGACAGGGCGGCCGGTTCGGCGGCCCACGCGCGCAGGTCCGCCAGCTGCTCGTCCCTCCCCAGGAACGGCACCACCGCGTGCCGCGCCATCAGCAGCGTCCAGTCCGAGCAGTCCTGGGGGAGCCGCTCGCGGGCGGGGGTCAGGAGGCCGGCGAGGATCACCGAGGGGTCGTCCTCCGCCACGGTCTCCAGCCGGCCGGGCGCCACCCCCGCCAGCTCGCAGAACCGTTCGTCGCCCAGCAGCGCGGTCGCGGGCACCGCGTCCAGGTGGTGCGGCGCGGTCCCGGGCACCGCGTCCGGGCGGTGCGGCGCGGCCCCGGGCGGGCCGGCGGCGACCACGCCGATGATCTGCCCGGCCGGCTCGGCGAGCAGAACGGCGCCCGCCAGACCCCGCGTGAGCGCCCCGGCCGGCTCAGCGACCAGCGCGCCGGGCGGCGACCCAGGCAGCGCGACGGGGGGCGACTCGCGCGGCGACTCGCGCGGCGACCCGGGCGGCGACCCGGGCGGCGATTCGGGTGCCGGGCTCAGCACGCTGACCGTCAGGACCTTCGACACCGCGCCGGTGGGGGCGTCGACCAGGCCCGTCACGGTCTCCGCGTCCCGGAACCCGGCCCGTCGCCCCAGCCACGGGAATCCTCTGGCCACGCAGCGCACCCTGAAGCCCGCCGACGCGCCGGAGGAGGCGGCCACCCTGGCCCAGCGGACGTGTTCGATGCCGGGGAGGCCGGCCCAGGGTGCTCCGGCGACCCGCAGGAGCACCGCGCCCGCCCCGCCGCGCCCGCGCCACACCTGCTCGGCCTCGGCCCAGTGGCCCGAATCGGCCGCGCGTACCCGGCACGGCAGGCCGGGGGCCACGACCAGGCCAGAGGTCAGCACCAGATCGGCGCCGATCGCATAGCCGGAGCCGGTCACGCCGACGAGGTCGTCGTGACCCGAGTAGACCTCGACGACCCGTTCGAGCCCGAGGCGGTGCGGTGGCGTGTCCATGAGGTCCGCCTCTTAGCTACGTCCCGACGTGCCGTCTCCCTGATCTGATCTCACTATCGCACTATGAGCCAGAAATTTCCTGGCTTGTCAGGCCTTCTCGGTTGTGAGCCAGGCGGCCAGCCCGAGGTAGACCAGCCCGCTGCCCACGTTCAGGCGGCGGCGCGCACGGGCGGACCCGCGCAGCCGGCCCGCCAGCATCGAGGAGAGCATCGCGTACGCGCCGTCGGACACCATCCCCAGCACCAGCCACAGCATCCCGAACAGCAGGATCTGCGGGCCGACGGGCCCCACGCCCGGGTCGGTGAACAGCGGCAGGAAGGTCAGGAAGAAGAGGGCCGTCTTGGGGTTGAGGACGTTCACCACGAAGCCCTCCCAGAACAGCCGCCGCTTCGACTGCACCCGCAGCTCCAGGACCTGCTCGCCCTTTTCGCGCTGCATCAGCTTGCGTACGCCGAGCCAGAGCAGGTACGCCACGCCCACGTACTTCACGATGGTGAACGCCGTGGCGGAGGCCGCCAGCAGCGCGCTGAGGCCCAGCGCCGCCGCCGCGATGTGGACGAGCGAGCCCGTGTGCACGCCGAGCACCGAGACCACGCCCGCGGCACGGCCCTGGGAGACGCTCCGGGTGACGATGTAGAGGACCGCCGGTCCGGGGATCACGAGCAGGGCGAGAGTGGCCGCGCAGAAGGCCGCGAGAGTCGAAATTTCCGGCATGAGGTCATCGTAGGGGCGGCGTCAAAAGACTTTCCCGCAGCGCCGCCAGCAGCGCCTCCGTGGCCGGTGGGTGGGGCGGCTCGCCGTAGACGGCGGCGTACACGTGCCGGGTCGAGCCGGGCACCTCGGCCACCTGCACGTCCGGGTTGCGGTGGGCCCGCAGCGCCAGCCCGGGCAGCATGGTCAGGCCCAGCCCGGCCGCCACCAGGGCCTGCACGGCCACGATGTCGTCGCTGGTGAACGAGATCTGCGGGGTGAATCCCGCCTTCTCGCAGATGTCCAGGAGATGGCTCCTGCACCGGTCGCACCCCGCGATCCAGGCCGAGCCCGCGTGGTCGGCCAGCTCGCCCGCCGGACCCCTGGCCACCAGGTAGCTGGGGTCGTCGAGGAGGTGGACCGTGCGGATGTCGCCGTCCTCGGGTGCGGTGTCGTCGTACCGGAAGATCACGGCCACGTCCACCCGCCCGGACCGCAGCAGCCTGAGCGCCTCCGGCGGCTCGATCTCGGTGAGCTGCAGGCGCAGCCCGGGGTGGGCGGCCGACAGCAGCCCCGCCGCCTTCGGGATGAACGTGCCCAGCGCCGAGGGGAACGCGGCCAGCCGTACGCGCCCGGAACGCAGGCCCACGTGCGCGGCGAGCTCCTCGGCGGTGGCGTCGAGGCGGCCGATGATCTCCGCGGCCCGCTCGGCGAGCAGCCGGCCGGCCTCCGTGAGCCTGACGCCGCGCCCGACGCGCTGGACGAGCCGGGCCCCGGTCTCGGCCTCCAGCCGGGCCAGGTGGTGGCTGACCGAGGGCTGCGAGTAGTGGAGCTCTTTGGCGGCCGCGGTCAGCGAGCCCTTGCGGGCGACCGCGACGAGAACGCGAAGGCGCACGACATCCAGCATTCATCGATCGTATCTATGAATAGGCCAAAGAACTTCTGTTGGACCTATCGGTTGAGGTGTAGCACCGTAGAGAGGGAAGGATGATTGCCCGCTTTCCCTAGGGGGACACCATGAATATGGCCACCGCCGCGAGACCCGGGCTGGACGCCCTCGTGACCGGCATCTCCGCGATCGTGGCGCAGCGGCTCGATCGCGCCCGGACCGCGTTCGCCGTCGCGGACCTGCTGCGCGGCCGGCTTCCCGGGCTCGACATCCTCACGCCAGGCGAGCGCGAGGGCTCGCCCGACGGTTACGTGTCCCAAGTGCTCCACGGCGAGGAGGACTTCTCCATCGTGAGCGTCGTGTGGCGGCCCGGCCAGGAGACGCAGATCCACGACCACGTGTCGTGGTGCGCGTTCGGCATCATCAGCGGGATCGAGCACGAGACGCTCTACCGCGACATGGGCGACCATCTGGTCGAGATCGGGCGGACCGACAACCGGCCCGGCGAGGTGAGCGGGTTCGCGCCGCCCGGTGACATCCACAAGGTCCGCAACACCAGCGGCGAGGTGGGGCTGTCGATCCACGTCTACGGGGCGAACGTGGCCCGGCTCGGCAGCAGCGTGCGCCGCTCCTACGACCTCCCGGTGAGGTAGCCCTCCAGACGCGTCTACGACCTCCCGGTGGGGTAGCCCTCCAGACGCGTCTACGACCTCCCGGTGGGGTAGCCCGGCAGGCGCGGCTACGGCCTGCCGGTGAGGTAGCCCTCCAGGCGGTCGGCCAGCTCCTTCGGCCGGGCCAGCATGGGGGCGTGGCCGCCGTCGATCTCGTCGGGCGTGATGCCCAGCCGGTCGCGTACGACCCCGCGCATGAAATCGGGCGTGAAGAACCGGTCGTCGCGGCACAGCAGGAACCTCGTCGGCACGTCGGGCCACGCCTCCAGCGGCCACGGCTCTCCCATGGCCTTGTCCGCGTGGTCCCGTGACCTGGTCAGCAGTTCCTCGGCCACGTCCTTGGGAACGTCGTGCAGGAACATGCCGATCGGGTCGGACATGTCCTTCGAGCCGAACCCCGTGTTGCCCCACCAGTCGGACGGCGGCTCGCCGGGGGCCGGGATCATGGCCGTGACCAGCACCAGGAGGTCGGCCGGCGTGCGGGCGCAGACGAGCGGTCCGACGAAGCCGCCCCACGAGTGCGCCACGACGACCAGGTCACGCCGGCCCCCGACCGCCTCCACCACCGCGTCGGCGTAGTCGAGCAGGCCGGCGGACTCGTCCTCGACCGGAAGGCTCACCGCCACGGCGTCGTGCCCGCGCTCGCGCAGCTCGGGCTCCAGCAGATGCCAGTCCCACGCGGACCCGCCGCCGCCGTGGATCAGTGCGAACGTCGCCATGCCCCACACCCTACTCCTCGGTGCGCAAATTTATTTGCGCAAATTTTCTTTCGCATCTACGGTGGTTCCATGGCCACCGAAGAGAGTCGTCGCATCAAGGACCTCGACACGCTCAAGGCGTTGGGGCATCCGCTGCGCATGAAGCTCTACCGCGCGCTCAAGGTGACGGGCGCCGCCACCGCCTCCCAGCTCGCCGACCAGGTCGACGAGGCCGTCTCGCTGGTCAGCTACCACCTGCGCAAGCTGGCCGCGCACGGCCTCATCGAGGAGGCGCAGGCGCGCGGCGACGCGCGGGAGCGCTGGTGGCGGCCGGCGGACGACGGCATCAGCACCAGGGAGGAGGACTTTCGCGACTCCCCCGAGAGCGCGGCCGTCCACTCCGCGGTGACACGCATCTATGCCCGCCAGCGTAACGAGATGTACGAGAGCTACCTCGACACCCAGCATGCCTGGCCCGGCGACTGGCGTAACGCGGCCTTCAGCTCTGAGCAGGTCCTCTCGCTGACGGCAGAGGAGCTTCAGCAGTTGGACGGCGAGATCAACGAGGTCGTCGGGAAGTGGCGGGCGCGCGGGAAGGCCGCTCGCGAGGCGGGCGACGTCGAGGGCCGCGAGAACGTGGCGGTGCACACGTACGGCTTCCCGTTCCGGACCTGACCGAGGAGAGTGCGATGTATCCGGAGTTGTACCTGTACGTGGAGCGGGCACGAGCCCGCGAGCTGCGGGCTTATGCGCGGCGGCACGCCCGGACGGGCGAGCCGCGGGCCGGTGCGGAGCGCCGCCGCCCGGGCGGTTCGGCGGTCCGCGCCCTGGAGGTGCGCCTGGGCTGGGTGCTGGTGGAGGCGGGCCTGCGGCTGGTGCACCGGTATCACTGATCCAGGCCGAGCTGGTGGCGCATCGCCACGGAGTCCCTGATCGCCCAGTGCTCGACGATCCGGCCGTCCCTGACGCGGATCATGTCCATTCCCCGCACCTCGTAGCGGCGCCCCGACGCGGTGTGCGTGCCGCGGCTGAGGTAGACGTTGGTCGACAGGTCATCGGTGCAGATGTTCTGCTCCACCGTGACGGACATGTCATGAAAGCCCGTGCCGCCGGACAGGGCCCGTTCCCACTTCTCCCTCCACGCCGCCAGGCCGTGGTGGTCGCCGTCCGAGCCGCCCCGGTGGTCGATCACGCCGGGGTCGACGAGCGCCAGTCCCTCGTCGATCCGCCCGGCCCCGTAGAGCTCGACGATACGCCGATGTACGTCGCCTGCCGTCGCTGCCATCCTGCCTCCCGCGTTAAGTGGGGAACTCCCCGTTTAGTTGGCATGGCTAGGCTAGACGGGGAGTTCCCCATTTAGCAAGGAGACGGATGGGATCGCGTCCTCGCCGGGCGGATGCGCAGCGCAACTACGACCGGCTGCTGGCCGCGGCCGCGCAGGTCTTCGCCGAACGCGGCACCGACGCGCCGCTCGACGACGTGGCCCGCCGGGCCGGAGTCGGCAACGCCACCATGTACCGACATTTCCCCACCCGTACGGATCTGCTGGTCGCCGTCTACGCGGACGAGGTCGCCCAGCTGTGCGCGCGCGGCCAGAGCCTGTCGGCCGCCGGGCCGCCGGCGCAGGCGCTGCACGAATGGCTGCGGCTCTTCATGGACCACATCGCCTCCAAGCGCGACCTGGCCCTCGCGGTCACCGGCGACAGCGGCGCCACCGCACTGGTGGCGCAGTGGCACGCGTCCATGCTCGCCACGGCCTCGGGCCTGCTGGACGCGGCCAGACAGGCGGGAGCCGTACGGGCGGATCTCGACGTACGCGACCTGCTGACGCTGGTCAGAGGCATCGCGCTGGCCGCCGCGGACCGTACCCAGGCCGACCGCCTCCTGAAGCTGATCGACCGCTGAACCCGGCGCCCCCGACACGCCGGAACGATCCCTTTACTCGGTGGCGGTCGCCTGGGCGTCCTTCAGCTTCTGCATGGCCACCTTCGCCGCGCGCTTGCTCAGACCCGGGTCGAACGTCCCGAAGAAGCCGTCGCTCACCAGCAGCATGACGCTGTTCCCGGTCCCGATGAGCACGACGTCCGCCGCGAAACTCGGCTTGGAGTTCAGGGCGGGGATCGTCTTGCGGTGCCTGATGCCGTAGGTCCAGGAGCCGAACTTGCCGATGGAGAGCTTGGTGGTGCCGGCCTTGGAGGAGCCGGAGTTCGCCTTGACCCCGGCGCAGTCGCGGACCATGACCTTGCCCACGGCCTCCCAGCGGGCCAGCCGCGCCGGAGTCCCGCTGATCAGGAACTGCTTGACGCCGGACGGCTTGCCCTCCTCGTCGATGAAGGCCGCCGCCTTGCTCGCGAGGATGGGCTTCAGCGCCTTGATGGCGCCGCGGCACTTCTTCGTGTGCGCCGCCTCGGAGTCCAGCGCCTCACGGATGTGCTTCGGGTTCTCCGTGTACGCCTCGCCCAGGTCGCCGGGCGTGATCAGGGCCTCGCTCAGCTGGGCGGAGGTCAGCGGCTTGGCGGGGGCGGCGGCCACGGCGGGAGCCGTG
This region includes:
- a CDS encoding LysE family translocator codes for the protein MPEISTLAAFCAATLALLVIPGPAVLYIVTRSVSQGRAAGVVSVLGVHTGSLVHIAAAALGLSALLAASATAFTIVKYVGVAYLLWLGVRKLMQREKGEQVLELRVQSKRRLFWEGFVVNVLNPKTALFFLTFLPLFTDPGVGPVGPQILLFGMLWLVLGMVSDGAYAMLSSMLAGRLRGSARARRRLNVGSGLVYLGLAAWLTTEKA
- a CDS encoding LysR family transcriptional regulator — protein: MLDVVRLRVLVAVARKGSLTAAAKELHYSQPSVSHHLARLEAETGARLVQRVGRGVRLTEAGRLLAERAAEIIGRLDATAEELAAHVGLRSGRVRLAAFPSALGTFIPKAAGLLSAAHPGLRLQLTEIEPPEALRLLRSGRVDVAVIFRYDDTAPEDGDIRTVHLLDDPSYLVARGPAGELADHAGSAWIAGCDRCRSHLLDICEKAGFTPQISFTSDDIVAVQALVAAGLGLTMLPGLALRAHRNPDVQVAEVPGSTRHVYAAVYGEPPHPPATEALLAALRESLLTPPLR
- a CDS encoding cysteine dioxygenase family protein, whose amino-acid sequence is MNMATAARPGLDALVTGISAIVAQRLDRARTAFAVADLLRGRLPGLDILTPGEREGSPDGYVSQVLHGEEDFSIVSVVWRPGQETQIHDHVSWCAFGIISGIEHETLYRDMGDHLVEIGRTDNRPGEVSGFAPPGDIHKVRNTSGEVGLSIHVYGANVARLGSSVRRSYDLPVR
- a CDS encoding alpha/beta fold hydrolase, whose protein sequence is MATFALIHGGGGSAWDWHLLEPELRERGHDAVAVSLPVEDESAGLLDYADAVVEAVGGRRDLVVVAHSWGGFVGPLVCARTPADLLVLVTAMIPAPGEPPSDWWGNTGFGSKDMSDPIGMFLHDVPKDVAEELLTRSRDHADKAMGEPWPLEAWPDVPTRFLLCRDDRFFTPDFMRGVVRDRLGITPDEIDGGHAPMLARPKELADRLEGYLTGRP
- a CDS encoding ArsR/SmtB family transcription factor gives rise to the protein MATEESRRIKDLDTLKALGHPLRMKLYRALKVTGAATASQLADQVDEAVSLVSYHLRKLAAHGLIEEAQARGDARERWWRPADDGISTREEDFRDSPESAAVHSAVTRIYARQRNEMYESYLDTQHAWPGDWRNAAFSSEQVLSLTAEELQQLDGEINEVVGKWRARGKAAREAGDVEGRENVAVHTYGFPFRT
- a CDS encoding ester cyclase, whose protein sequence is MAATAGDVHRRIVELYGAGRIDEGLALVDPGVIDHRGGSDGDHHGLAAWREKWERALSGGTGFHDMSVTVEQNICTDDLSTNVYLSRGTHTASGRRYEVRGMDMIRVRDGRIVEHWAIRDSVAMRHQLGLDQ
- a CDS encoding TetR/AcrR family transcriptional regulator, translated to MGSRPRRADAQRNYDRLLAAAAQVFAERGTDAPLDDVARRAGVGNATMYRHFPTRTDLLVAVYADEVAQLCARGQSLSAAGPPAQALHEWLRLFMDHIASKRDLALAVTGDSGATALVAQWHASMLATASGLLDAARQAGAVRADLDVRDLLTLVRGIALAAADRTQADRLLKLIDR